The stretch of DNA GGAATTTGAATATGACGGGGAGCGCCGAGCACAGGAACGGGAACGGGGGCGGCAACGACACCTTTTTCACCGTCACCCTTCCAACCCTTCCCGCTCTCATCCTTCCAAGGATCGGCGTAAGTATTGGCGGGTAGGGAGAAAAGTACGGCGAATAGAAACGCGAAAATGAAACTGCTCAATTTATTTTGCATGCCTTCCTCCTGTTTGATGGAGAAATAGACGGGATAAAAAATAGATCAAGGATAAGCTAAAAGGTTAAAATGACCTGGGGCCTGCCATGTGTTGACGCTGTTAGAAAAGGTTAGGACGCTAACTAAAATATGAAACATAGTTTAAAAACAGAACACGCTGGATCCAAAAAGGGCTTCGGCGCCTATTGGGGCCCGCGACAGGAGGCCAAGCAAACAAGCCGAAAGCGGAGGCGCTTCAACGATAGGCTAACTAATCAGAGAATAGTCGAACTCGGACTCGAGTCTCAAAAAACACACGGCAGGAAAAAGTCCTGGATGCAAGCAAGTGCATCTGTACAAAAAGTGGGGTGGCGGGAATCGAACTTCGGCTTTAAGTCATTGCTATCCAAGGGAATTGTTTTTTTGAAAAACCTCAGTTGCCCCCATAGTTGCCCCCAAATATTTAGGCTAAAACTGAGTCCAATTTCACAGGCTTCGGCCATTTTTCAGGTTTTTAAATACTGCTCAATTTCAATTACTTAGATTGCGAAAATCATAGATGTGGTTCTTTTTGGCATGAACCACAACCAATAAAGCATTGCTTCCGATAACAAGTCCGCTAAAGAAGGTTTCCGGGTAAGGGCCACAAGGACAAGGCCCCGTGATTAAGCATCTTAGATTTTGCTCTTTATTATTCGTTCTCGTCTTCAATCTCTTCGGCTGTGGCCGAAGCGGTCAGCTATTCTTCGGCTCCGACCATCAAAAGCTCTTCTGCCAAACAGACCAAGATTGTGATCCCCTAGAAATTTGCACTCCTTCCTTAGGGTGTCAGCCAAGGATGCCGCCTTGCGACAGCAATGGGAACTGCCAAGACGGCAAATCTTGTTCTAATGGCCGCTGCCTTAAACCTGGCGTCTGCTATTTTAACTATCAGTGTCCAGCCGAACAAATCTGCGATAACTACCGCTGCATTTACAATCGATGTACCGAAGATATCCAATGTGCGGACAACCAACGATGCGACTTTATTGTCGGGAGCTGTCGGGAAGACATTTGCTTTGGCGATGATGAATGCTCCAACACGGAGTGTTGCGACCTGTTAAGCTCCCGCTGCGTTCCCTCAAATATTTGCGAGTGGTATGAAATCGGTGTTCCCGCCGACTGCTCTCCTCAAAACGAGTTATGTGACCGATTAGATAATGATTGCGATGGAGCAGTCGATGAAGATTTCGCCAACCTAGGAGCGTCCTGTTCAGCAGGAATCGGCATCTGCCTTAGGCTGGGGCATATGGTCTGTTCCGAAGATAGTGCCACCTTAGTTTGCGATGCGGTCCCAGGGCCCAGTGATCCAGAAGTCTGTGATGGGGTCGATAATGATTGTGATGGAGAGTTGGATGAAGGTTGTTAAAAGTTTATTCATCGTTTTGATTGGCTTCCTCAGTGCCTGTTCCAGTAACAGCAGCCCTCAGGATAGCGAAGTTTTCATTATCGACCCTTCCCTTCGAGTGAGCGAGACAGCGGAGATTTTAAATCCAGCTATTTCGGGTTACCCGCTTGGAATTATCAGCTCCGAGGAGGGCCTGCTCGCCCTCGTCAACAATAGACTAATCATCGATCCCGTGGACCAAGCCGGGTTAGAAGCCATACTTCAAAAATATCAGGCTACCATCGTCAATGACTCCAACATACCTCTACCGGAAGATACCATTTTGGATGAGAACGGGGCCCATTCCGGGGGAACAAGCTATCATTTGATCGAAGTTCCTTATGACCAGGAGCGAGAAGGAGACTATGCCAAATACGCGCGCGGGCAAGGCGTATCCCTTCCGGTTACGGTTGAAAGCGCTGAAACGAAAGCACTCTTAAATATCATGGGTCGGATGTTCTTAGAGGACTCTGGCAAGTTTCGAGACCTACAGGTGGCTGCTTACGCCTTTGAAAAAGCTAAGCCTCTACTTCCTGAAGTAAATTTCGCTACTTTTGATTGGGCGGAATGTAGTTGTCTATGGACCGATGCTGACGGCAGCTTGAAAACAAGGGATGGAGCCGAGTGGGATGATCATCCAAGAGAAGCTCCCATTTATAACTCGCTTTTAGAAGATTTTGCTGGAAACCAGATTTGCACCTACCACGATGGAATAGATAGGCATGGTGAGCGATTTATTCCGCAGGGAGACAATGTTCTCATATTGGATTTCGCCGCTGGTTACACGAATCACGAAAGCTCAGTCACTGGCCCCGTAGGAAATTTCCATTTATGGGCATTCCCAAGAAACCTATTACCTCTTTCACTGCCCAGCCAACTTGATACCGCCGCACCGCCAGGGGCAGTTCACATCTTGTTAAAAGGGCCGGCACATGGTTGCGAATGGGCCAAGCCCGACCCCGAGCAATATCTGGCATACCAGAATTATATCCTATGGGATTGGGATCGAGAACCCACGTCAAACCTCATGCTCTTTTTGTGGGAGGGTGACGAATGCATCAATCTCTTTGGCGCGCCTGCTTGTAATGCTGACGACAAAATCGCCATGTTCGAGGTTCCGCGCGGCTCGACCGTCAGCCCCAGCGGCCTTGAAATCCATGACATAGATCAATCTTCAGCGACTTTGGGGGTTTATGATTTTTCTCCCGAAAGAACTATTGATCTCCAGATTCGAACTATCGACTTTTGTCGAGCCAATGGCCCTAACGCAAATGAGTACTGTAATGGCTATGACGACAACTGCAACGGCGAAAGCGATGAGGGATTTGAACTAAAAGGTACGCATTGCAATAATGGAGGCATAGGCCAGTGTAAATCGGAAGGAAAACTCGTATGCATTGATACGACGCAACAACGGGCCGGAGAATATCCGCTTATTTGTAACAGCACAAGCAAGCAACCCTCACCATTTGAGATCTGCGATGGAATCGACAATGATTGCGATGGTCAAACTGACGAGTCCTGGATTCAAGAAGGCCTTGCCTGCGGATTGAACGT from bacterium encodes:
- a CDS encoding MopE-related protein — protein: MIVMESWMKVVKSLFIVLIGFLSACSSNSSPQDSEVFIIDPSLRVSETAEILNPAISGYPLGIISSEEGLLALVNNRLIIDPVDQAGLEAILQKYQATIVNDSNIPLPEDTILDENGAHSGGTSYHLIEVPYDQEREGDYAKYARGQGVSLPVTVESAETKALLNIMGRMFLEDSGKFRDLQVAAYAFEKAKPLLPEVNFATFDWAECSCLWTDADGSLKTRDGAEWDDHPREAPIYNSLLEDFAGNQICTYHDGIDRHGERFIPQGDNVLILDFAAGYTNHESSVTGPVGNFHLWAFPRNLLPLSLPSQLDTAAPPGAVHILLKGPAHGCEWAKPDPEQYLAYQNYILWDWDREPTSNLMLFLWEGDECINLFGAPACNADDKIAMFEVPRGSTVSPSGLEIHDIDQSSATLGVYDFSPERTIDLQIRTIDFCRANGPNANEYCNGYDDNCNGESDEGFELKGTHCNNGGIGQCKSEGKLVCIDTTQQRAGEYPLICNSTSKQPSPFEICDGIDNDCDGQTDESWIQEGLACGLNVGTCGVGALGCTSGHISCEGEVLPTQEICDGLDNDCDGVTDEGCSCSIGESRACSIDIGPCSLGIQECLSDGTWAASCSGTVPQPEICDGVDNNCNSAVDEGVLNRCGTCGPEPSEVCDGIDNDCDGEVDEGVTNACGGCWTIGPEEYASATADCDGIDNDCDGFIDETDSVVTCGVGLCQSEVDTVCEECNPGQPRIENWDAGTCLDNQDNDCDGLTDLDDLPDCFQLQGGGG